The nucleotide window CCGTCGAGGAGGGGACGGAGATGTTTTTGCGCACGATGCGGTAGGCCGCGGCGGTGGCCGAGCCGCGACCGTCAAGAAAATCGAACTTGCTGCCCACCTCGAATTGGCGACCGGTGCTCAAGTCGAAGTTGCTCACCTGGGCAATGGAGGCGCTGGTAAGCGTCCCTCCCGGCGGCTCGGCCGAGGTACTGTATTGGGTATAAAGGCTGACATTCGACGTTAGGTCGTACACCAGGCCCAGGCGTCCCGTGATTGCATCCCAACGCTTGTCGAGCCTGGCCTGCGCCGCATGATCGACGATCTCGAAGTCGATATGGTCATAGCGCAGCGCAGTGATCAGCGCCAGTTGCTCGGTCAGGCGCGTGCGGTTCTCGACGAACGCCGACGAGGTATCGGTCCACGTGCTGCGACCTTTAGTGCGCGGTGCATCCATCCCCGGAATGTCCAGGAAGTGGCCCGGCTCGAAGCCATCTGGATCGATGGTGTCGAAGGCGCCTTTGGACAACGGGTAATTGGTTTGCTGGTTGGTGTTGTAATCCACGCCCAGCGCCCAATCGCTGGCCAGGCCGAACAGTTGAGCCTGGTGAGTCAGCTCGAAGCGGTCACCGTTGACCTCCTGGTCGTGCCGCTGGCGGTAACCGCCGGAGCGGGCGATGGCGCTGTTGTCGCTGTTGTAGCGGTAGACCTCAAGGTTGCGGTAATCGCGCTGGCCATCGTAGTGGTAGAAGGTATTGCGCAACTGGGTATTGTCGTCCAACTGGTAGTCCGTGATCGAGCGTATCCAGCGGGTGCGCTGCTCGTAGCGACCGTCCTCGACGTTGTAGTTGTTGAAGCGGTTGTGCTTGTCGATCTGCAGCTTGCCGGTCAGCGGTTGCAGTACCGGCGTGCCCCAGTAGGGACTGTCTTCCTTCTCTTCCAGGTATTCGATCGCCAGCGTATGGGAGAGTCGGTCGTTGATGTCGCTGAGCAGCGAGAAGGCCAGGTTGCCCGCACCGTTCTCCTGGCGATCTATGTAGCCGTTGCTGCTGGTGCGGCTATAGTCGAGGCGCGCATAGTGGCGCGGGCCATCGCCGCTGTTGAGCGCTTTATTGAAGCCGACCGCGGTTTCCCAGGTGTCGTAGCGACCGTAGCTCATCCGGCCTTCGAAGGTATCTTCCTCGCGGTTGGCA belongs to Pseudomonas sp. B21-028 and includes:
- a CDS encoding TonB-dependent siderophore receptor; the protein is MFRLTTLALLAGSTCAWAQDTALNLPTSYINASADQPKPATRLDLDTPIESGSRLNLSARENPASVSVADRKTIERIGARNFQDAANALPGVNASAPPGWGGYVSYRGFNGAQISQLFNGINLQYGGAARPVGAWIYDRVELLGGPSSFLNGSGAVGGSLNVITKLANREEDTFEGRMSYGRYDTWETAVGFNKALNSGDGPRHYARLDYSRTSSNGYIDRQENGAGNLAFSLLSDINDRLSHTLAIEYLEEKEDSPYWGTPVLQPLTGKLQIDKHNRFNNYNVEDGRYEQRTRWIRSITDYQLDDNTQLRNTFYHYDGQRDYRNLEVYRYNSDNSAIARSGGYRQRHDQEVNGDRFELTHQAQLFGLASDWALGVDYNTNQQTNYPLSKGAFDTIDPDGFEPGHFLDIPGMDAPRTKGRSTWTDTSSAFVENRTRLTEQLALITALRYDHIDFEIVDHAAQARLDKRWDAITGRLGLVYDLTSNVSLYTQYSTSAEPPGGTLTSASIAQVSNFDLSTGRQFEVGSKFDFLDGRGSATAAAYRIVRKNISVPSSTVPNTTEQAGQQTSTGIELAASFKITPKLLAAGNFSWVRAEYDEFNETIAGVVFSRKGKNPVNIPDRVANLWLTYDVAPDWQLGADVRYVSSVYANTANTTWVPSYTVYGLSMTHDLDKHVQVSARLRNLTDEVYARFIHQSNTQYYVGEPRSLEVAVQWKY